In one window of Aphidius gifuensis isolate YNYX2018 linkage group LG4, ASM1490517v1, whole genome shotgun sequence DNA:
- the LOC122854789 gene encoding papilin isoform X2, producing the protein MHQCIWSLMLLLLVAVSQLTNVTARHNHVKLRHERHRRQHAEGYLPSNFVTDTEETETGLWGPWSVPSSCSRSCGGGVAHQTRRCLDVDDNGYDRCSGPKRRFYSCNIQPCQNNTIDFRAEQCAEFNAVPFEGVVYDWIPYTGGPNKCELNCMPKGERFFYRHKLTVIDGTPCEIEKNDVCVEGKCMSVGCDLMLGSNAKEDACRECDGDGSKCTTAKGLFDTDDLQVGYIDILFIPEGATNIAVKEIEPSNNYLAIRSTTGQYYLNGNWRIDFPRSLRFAGTIFHYSRVPQGFSAPDTITAKGPTTEAIYIVLLYQDRNVGVDYEYSVPKKNSFGNPENYTWTHDEFSECSVTCGGGYQSRHVNCVRRRDNETVDENLCDPQSAPDNTQACNTEACPPEWFEGEWSSCSKQCGEDGEQTRTIKCEQIVAGGMPTIIDDSICIDKFGPKNKTTQECNRNVQCPTWHLGPWKPCDRLCGKGKKTRKVTCFRKNEAGKIEVLNDSECDGEVPESESSCELRPCAGLDWVTSEWSGCDDKCGLTQETRTAHCATNDGTTYPSDKCDANNKPELTRTCEKSKGCEYQWYAAQWSECSAKCGSGVQTRKVFCASFEDDLTLKKVENEKCKVEQRYNDTQECEADVAECKGEWFAGPWSKCSKLCGGGDMTRKVICMKDNMTVPTSNCDADTIMFGSEECNKHPCSEDDVIPVEVGKPDIPSDKEDDCLEYEDEDFVTFASSLGTDGSELAEGISSLSPFETTAFFMDNTMMSDAAVRGDTPPVELENNSGSGGLEDSTAYDDLLSSITGLIEGSGSSTDNTMTETTDNSVSHETTNLNESTSPSESTESSASTEKSDSTESSASTEKSESTETSGSTVTSDSTESSVSSETSDSTESSVSTESSKSSDVSQDTTVSISSTESSTDQSSSGSSESTENTSTFSSTEVSETASTDSSTSSSTSSETTSESLDSSSPITSSSETPSTDTTITESTISTSESTETTIISSTDTSTTETGSTETSSTVTSVTEDGSSTTMVSETSTDVGSTTLFSISTSDENSSTVQDTTTQEISTEQTTAEATSLSSVSSSEESSTNEISTSEISSTDISSTIGATSELPATSDSSTSVSSEESTVSGATTETGLTTESGMTTETGMTSESGMTTETGSTTENGSTTESDAMTEVSTVDMSTGSTETAETGMSTESITTDVSTISSSTSEDEDNTDKSSIFDLFTTVSSVDQALKKEQKMRKCKVRKAKKSCLSSEFNCCYDGITPAQGPFGKGCPTPETCAETQYGCCPDGVSVPTGPKNEGCPSQLCAETLFGCCQDGTTPAEGNDFEGCKKPCNETECGCCPDKETPAINANGCCDVSKDSCCPGVTKNATVINEEGSGEDSTDEAWTEVTNEYETTTMTGIEEDCANTTHGCCPDGHKAATGKNFEGCGVINTDNCTASYFGCCPDNTTAALGSNKEGCHGDCISSPHGCCQDKFTPAHGPNGEGCCLTYPHGCCPDNILPARGPEFYGCGCEYTRFGCCPDNSTAARGPENEGCGCKYTTHGCCPNRFTPANGPNFEGCPCYTYQFGCCPDGVTIAKGPHSQGCGCENTEFKCCSDGRTPATGPNFAGCNCDASKYGCCLDGIEEAQSDNFDGCLAVPTNPGAACALTTDRGSCRNFTVQWFYDTEYGGCSRFWYGGCEGNDNRFKSQEECKEICVEPKGRDACYLPKSTGPCEGYNPTWYYDSDRKQCGQFIYGGCLGNANKFKTRDECEQLCTVSDNVDPCEQEKESGPCQGNFTRWYFNKDSKHCEQFRYGGCKGNNNNFLTESSCHQKCLQPGHSRDSCSLPRAEGNCTEKKSKWYYDQSENRCMPFYYTGCGGNSNNFESREACETDCPPKIEQDTCLLPALLGECHNYTQRWYYDSYEQRCRQFYYGGCNGNGNNFVNEEDCLQRCSSPSVPAPRPTQEFSPAMCFLPDERGPCNEEQTKWFYDSREGICKQFTYGGCASNGNKFESREECEYRCDEVQDVCTMPKIVGPCSGSVVSYYYDRRSDTCEEFEYSGCSGNRNRFEDRTSCESKCKKHLSPPQVQATESPHIVQVVPSSPICSAPADAGPCNNEVTAYYYDSRASKCQAFIYGGCEGNANRFQTEEQCERLCGIFQGKDVCNLPAEAGPCRGVFPKYYYDRNSRSCRQFLYGGCDGNANRFSTLPECESVCIHREEPAPTGNNTVLSHLEICRESVDIGSCESGSYKRFYFNENRQTCMAFVYTGCGGNRNRFKTFESCMHTCYKTSNEIDVSSNTETKDKCSEAKDECDLIHCPYGKEAFVDDQDCERCRCVDPCRNIQCSSDSRCSIVPIATGDGTTEYQGICRSTMKPGNCPVVSNSTRCEEECRSDADCSEDRKCCNNGCGTSCLEPASTEVPVTYPPVHNDTAPSYGAEPATIKKPENPLVRGEEGGFVTMLCIVTGNPRPSIIWQKDTELINSAEKRRRILPDGSLQIINLYSHDRGIYICIADNGLAQPDKCEYELEVTEPHNRSADIISEPNTSVTVTLNAPTVLHCYAIGWPRPFVTWWHGDSMLPLSSDSYEQDSECTLLIRSVTLSNLGIYTCQAYNGIEKPASWSTTLQAIGPVYNIKPEQQEYTQYLVQAPKRPERPERPQYPYRPARTQAPEYNQTYKPIYPTNKPYILGVIGITEQPQQPSKFKVPVAVNVTSSGNEYPVGSEINIGCSVDGYPIPKVLWYKDGDIIRTDGRITISESNRLVITNASYNDTGKYNCEATNEFSSASDTIDINVAGIYIHPDCQDNSFFAKCDLIVKAKYCQHKYYAKFCCRSCTEARQLPVSGNHLK; encoded by the exons CCATGCCAAAATAATACGATAGACTTTCGTGCTGAACAGTGTGCTGAATTTAATGCAGTACCATTTGAAGGTGTAGTTTACGA ctGGATACCGTACACAGGTGGACCAAACAAATGTGAGCTAAATTGTATGCCTAAAGGCGAACGTTTTTTCTACAGACATAAACTCACTGTGATTGACGGTACACCatgtgaaattgaaaaaaacgaTGTTTGTGTTGAAGGAAAATGTATG TCGGTTGGATGTGATCTTATGCTTGGAAGTAATGCAAAAGAAGATGCTTGTAGAGAATGTGATGGTGATGGATCTAAATGCACCACTGCGAAAGGTCTTTTTGATACAGATGATTTGCAAGTTg GTTACATTGATATACTTTTTATACCTGAGGGAGCTACAAATATAGCCGTCAAAGAAATTGAACCATCTAATAATTATcttg CAATTCGTAGCACGACAGGCCAATATTATCTAAATGGAAACTGGAGAATAGACTTTCCAAGGAGTTTAAGATTCGCTGGAACAATATTCCATTATTCAAGAGTTCCACAGGGTTTCTCAGCTCCAGACACGATAACTGCTAAAGGACCGACGACCGAAGCAATTTACATTGTC cTTCTTTATCAAGATCGAAATGTTGGTGTTGATTACGAGTATAgtgtgccaaaaaaaaattcatttggaaACCCAGAAAATTATACATGGACACATGATGAATTTTCAGAATGCAGTGTAACTTGTGGTGgag GATATCAATCGAGACATGTAAATTGTGTACGACGTCGTGACAATGAAACAGTTGATGAAAATCTTTGTGATCCACAATCTGCCCCAGATAATACACAAGCATGTAACACAGAAGCATGTCCACCAGAATGGTTTGAAGGTGAATGGAGCTCATGCAGTAAACAATGTGGTGAAGACGGTGAACAAACAAGAACTATAAAATGTGAACAGATTGTCGCTGGTGGAATGCCAACAATCATTGATGATTCAATATGCATTGATAAATTTGGACCTAAGAATAAGACAACTCAAGAATGTAATCGAAATGTTCAATGTCCCACGTGGCATTTGGGGCCATGGAAACCG tgtgaTCGATTGTGTggtaaaggaaaaaaaacaagaaaagtCACTTGCTTTAGAAAAAATGAAGCTGGAAAAATTGAAGTATTAAATGACTCGGAATGTGATGGTGAAGTACCAGAAAGTGAAAGTTCTTGTGAATTACGACCTTGCGCTGGTCTTGATTGGGTTACATCTGAATGGAGTGGT TGTGACGATAAATGTGGTTTAACACAAGAAACACGTACGGCTCACTGTGCGACAAATGATGGCACAACTTATCCCAGTGATAAATGCGATGCAAATAACAAGCCAGAATTGACGCGTACCTGTGAAAAATCAAAAGGTTGCGAGTATCAGTGGTATGCAGCTCAGTGGAGCGAATGTTCTGCAAAATGTGGAAGTGGTGTACAAACACGCAAGGTCTTTTGTGCATCCTTCGAAGAcgatttaacattaaaaaaggTAGAGAATGAAAAATGCAAGGTTGAACAACGATACAATGATACACAAGAATGTGAAGCTGATGTTGCTGAATGTAAAGGTGAATGGTTTGCTGGACCATGGAGTAAATGCTCTAAACTATGTGGTGGTGGTGACATGACAAGAAAAGTTATTTGTATGAAAGATAACATGACAGTACCTACAAGTAACTGTGATGCTGACACAATCATGTTTGGTTCTGAGGAATGTAACAAACATCCTTGTAGTGAGGATGACGTTATTCCTGTTGAAGTTGGTAAACCTGATATTCCAAGTGACAAAGAAGATGATTGCTTAGAGTATGAAGATGAAGACTTTGTAACTTTTGCATCTAGCTTAGGCACAGATGGAAGTGAATTAGCCGAAGGTATTAGCTCTTTGTCACCATTTGAAACTACAGCGTTTTTCATGGACAATACAATGATGAGTGATGCAGCTGTTCGCGGTGACACACCTCCCGtagaattagaaaataattctGGAAGTGGTGGTTTAGAAGATTCCACTGCgtatgatgatttattatcatcaattactGGCCTTATTGAAGGTAGTGGATCATCAACGGATAACACAATGACTGAGACTACTGATAATTCAGTAAGTCAtgaaacaacaaatttaaatgaatccACTAGCCCATCTGAATCAACAGAAAGTAGTGCTTCAACAGAAAAATCAGATTCAACAGAAAGTTCTGCTTCAACAGAAAAATCGGAATCAACTGAAACTTCTGGTTCAACCGTAACTTCAGATTCAACAGAGTCTTCTGTTTCATCAGAAACTTCAGATTCAACAGAGTCTTCTGTTTCAACAGAATCATCAAAATCATCTGATGTGTCACAAGATACTACAGTATCTATAAGCTCTACGGAATCTTCAACAGATCAGTCTTCTTCTGGATCATCAGAATCCACTGAAAATACTTCTACATTCTCAAGCACTGAAGTTTCAGAAACTGCGTCCACTGATTCTTCTACAAGTAGTAGTACAAGTAGTGAAACAACATCAGAATCTTTAGATTCTTCTTCACCAATAACATCATCAAGTGAAACACCATCTACTGACACGACAATCACTGAAAGCACAATCTCCACATCAGAATCAACTGAAACTACAATTATTTCTTCTACTGATACATCAACAACTGAGACAGGAAGCACTGAAACTTCATCTACTGTTACATCAGTGACTGAAGATGGTAGTTCAACTACTATGGTTAGTGAAACCTCGACTGATGTAGGGTCAACAACTTTGTTTAGTATATCAACAAGTGATGAAAATTCTTCTACAGTCCAAGATACAACGACTCAAGAAATAAGCACAGAACAGACTACAGCAGAAGCAACATCATTGTCATCAGTCAGCTCTTCAGAGGAATCGAGtacaaatgaaatttctaCAAGTGAAATAAGTAGTACAGATATTTCTAGTACAATTGGTGCAACATCTGAATTACCAGCAACTTCTGATTCAAGTACTAGTGTATCATCTGAAGAATCAACAGTATCTGGTGCTACAACAGAAACTGGTTTGACAACTGAATCTGGTATGACAACAGAAACTGGAATGACAAGTGAATCTGGTATGACAACAGAAACTGGCTCGACAACAGAAAATGGCTCAACAACAGAATCAGATGCAATGACTGAAGTATCAACAGTTGACATGTCAACTGGATCAACGGAAACTGCTGAAACAGGAATGTCTACTGAAAGTATCACAACTGATGTGTCAACCATTTCAAGTTCAACCAGTGAAGACGAAGATAACACTGACAAATCATCTATTTTCGACTTATTTACAACAGTTAGTTCAGTAGATCAAGCActtaaaaaagaacaaaaaatgcGAAAATGCAAAGTTCGAAAAGCCAAAAAATCATGTTTATCATCCGAGTTTAACTGCTGCTACGATGGAATAACTCCAGCTCAAGGACCTTTCGGCAAGGGTTGTCCCACTCCTGAAACTTGTGCTGAAACTCAATATGGATGCTGTCCAGACGGTGTTTCCGTGCCAACTGGACCTAAAAATGAAGGTTGTCCATCTCAATTATGTGCGGAAACTCTCTTTGGTTGTTGTCAAGATGGTACTACTCCCGCAGAAGGCAATGACTTTGAAGGCTGTAAAAAACCATGTAATGAAACTGAATGTGGATGTTGTCCTGACAAAGAAACACCAGCTATTAATGCAAATGGTTGTTGTGATGTTTCTAAAGACAGTTGTTGTCCTGGTGTAACTAAAAATGCAACAGTAATTAATGAAGAAGGCAGTGGAGAAGACTCTACAGATGAAGCATGGACAGAAGTTACAAATGAatatgaaacaacaacaatgactGGCATTGAAGAAGACTGCGCAAATACTACACATGGATGTTGTCCAGATGGTCATAAAGCTGCTACTGGTAAAAACTTTGAAGGATGTGGAGTTATTAATACAGACAACTGTACAGCTTCATACTTTGGCTGTTGTCCTGATAATACCACAGCTGCTCTTGGAAGCAACAAAGAAGGATGTCATGGCGATTGTATTTCATCACCACATGGCTGTTGCCAGGATAAATTTACACCGGCTCATGGTCCAAACGGTGAGGGTTGTTGTCTAACATATCCTCATGGATGTTGTCCAGACAATATACTTCCAGCTCGAGGACCCGAGTTCTATGGTTGTGGCTGTGAATATACTAGATTTGGTTGTTGTCCTGATAATTCAACAGCAGCTAGAGGACCTGAAAATGAAGGCTGTGGATGTAAATATACAACTCATGGATGCTGCCCTAACCGTTTCACCCCAGCAAATGGACCAAACTTTGAGGGATGTCCTTGTTATACTTATCAATTTGGTTGTTGTCCAGATGGAGTGACAATAGCTAAAGGACCACATAGCCAAGGCTGTGGATGTGAAAACACAGAATTTAAATGTTGTTCAGATGGAAGAACACCAGCAACAGGACCAAACTTTGCTGGATGCAACTGTGATGCATCTAAATATGGATGTTGTCTTGATGGTATTGAAGAAGCTCAAAGTGATAACTTTGATGGATGTTTGGCAGTTCCAACAAATCCTGGTGCAGCTTGTGCTCTTACAACAGACAGAGGATCATGTCGAAATTTCACAGTTCAGTGGTTTTACGATACTGAATATGGTGGATGTTCAAGATTTTGGTATGGTGGCTGTGAAGGAAATGATAATCGTTTTAAATCTCAAGAAGAATGCAAGGAAATTTGTGTTGAACCTAAAGGACGTGATGCATGCTATTTGCCAAAAAGCACTGGACCATGTGAAGGATATAATCCTACTTGGTATTATGATAGTGACAGAAAACAATGtggacaatttatttatggtGGTTGTCTTGGAAAtgcaaacaaatttaaaactagAGATGAATGTGAACAACTTTGTACAGTATCTGATAATGTTGATCCTTgtgaacaagaaaaagaaagtgGTCCATGTCAAGGTAATTTCACACGatggtattttaataaagaCAGTAAACACTGTGAACAATTCCGTTATGGTGGTTGCAAGggtaataacaacaatttctTAACGGAATCTTCTTGTCATCAAAAATGTCTTCAGCCTGGTCATAGTCGAG ATTCTTGTTCATTACCTCGGGCTGAGGGTAATTGCACAGAGAAGAAATCAAAATGGTACTACGATCAATCGGAGAACCGTTGCATGCCGTTTTATTACACTGGATGTGGTGGAAATAGCAATAATTTTGAATCTAGAGAAGCATGTGAGACTGATTGTCCACCTAAAATTG aacaAGACACTTGTCTTCTTCCTGCTCTTTTGGGTGAATGTCATAATTATACTCAACGCTGGTATTACGATTCATACGAACAACGTTGTCGACAATTTTATTATGGAGGTTGTAATGGAAATGGCAATAATTTTGTCAATGAAGAAGATTGCCTACAACGCTGTTCATCTCCATCGGTTCCTGCACCACGACCTACTCAAGAATTCTCTCCTg CAATGTGTTTCTTACCTGATGAACGTGGACCTTGCAATGAAGAACAAACTAAATGGTTTTATGACAGTAGAGAGGGTATTTGTAAACAGTTTACATATGGTGGTTGTGCAAgcaatggaaataaatttgagtCACGAGAAGAATGCGAGTACCGTTGTGATGAAGTCCAAG ATGTTTGTACTATGCCAAAGATTGTTGGACCTTGTAGTGGTTCAGTTGTCAGTTATTATTATGATCGAAGATCTGATACATGTGAAGAATTTGAATACAGTGGATGTTCTGGTAATAGAAATCGTTTTGAGGATCGTACCAGTTGTGaaagtaaatgtaaaaaacatttatcacCACCACAAGTACAAGCAACTGAATCACCTCATATTGTACAAGTTGTACCAAGCAGTCCAATTTGTTCAGCTCCAGCTGATGCTGGTCCTTGTAATAATGAAGTTACAGcttattattatgattcaaGGGCTAGCAAGTGTCAAGCATTTATATATGGTGGCTGTGAAGGTAATGCCAACAGATTCCAGACAGAAGAACAGTGTGAACGTCTTTGTGGTATTTTCCAAGGAAAAG ATGTTTGTAATCTCCCGGCGGAAGCTGGACCATGCAGAGGTGTATTCCCGAAATATTACTATGATAGAAATAGCCGTAGTTGTCGTCAATTTTTGTATGGTGGTTGTGATGGTAATGCTAATAGATTCAGTACGTTACCTGAATGTGAATCTGTTTGTATTCATCGTGAAGAGCCTGCACCAACTGGCAACAATACTGTTCTATCTCATTTag AAATCTGTCGTGAGTCAGTGGATATTGGAAGTTGTGAATCAGGAAGTTACAaaagattttatttcaatgaaaatcgACAAACTTGCATGGCATTTGTGTATACTGGTTGTGGTGGTAATAGAAACAGATTCAAGACTTTTGAGTCTTGCATGCATACTTGTTACAAAA caAGCAACGAGATTGATGTTAGTAGTAATACCGAAACAAAGGATAAATGTTCAGAGGCAAAAGATGAGTGTGATTTGATTCATTGTCCATATGGAAAAGAAGCTTTTGTTGATGATCAAGATTGTGAACGATGCAGATGTGTTGATCCATGTAGAAATATTCAATGTTCATCAGACAGTCGTTGTTCTATTGTACCAATTGCAACTGGTGATGGAACAACTGAGTATCAAGGTATTTGTCGATCAACAATGAAACCAGGAAATTGTCCAGTTGTATCAAACAGCACAAGATGTGAAGAAGAATGTAGAAGTGATGCTGATTGTTCGGAAGATAGAAAATGCTGTAATAATGGATGTGGTACTTCTTGTCTTGAACCAGCATCTACTGAAGTACCTGTTACATATCCACCTGTTCATAATGATACTGCTCCATCATATGGCGCTGAACcagcaacaattaaaaaaccagaaaATCCATTAGTTAGAGGAGAAGAAGGTGGATTCGTTACAATGCTTTGTATCGTAACAGGAAATCCAAGACCATCAATAATTTGGCAGAAAGATACTGAATTg ATAAACTCAGCAGAAAAAAGGCGAAGAATTCTTCCTGATGGATCACttcaaattatcaatttatacagTCACGATCGaggaatttatatttgtattgcaGACAATGGTCTTGCACAACCAGATAAATGCGAATATGAATTGGAAGTAACAG aGCCTCATAATCGATCAGCAGACATAATTAGTGAGCCAAATACATCTGTAACAGTAACACTAAATGCACCAACAGTATTACATTGTTATGCAATTGGTTGGCCACGTCCATTTGTAACTTGGTGGCATGGTGATAGCATGTTACCATTATCATCTGATTCATATGAACAAGATTCTGAATGTACATTATTAATACGTTCAGTAACATTATCAAATCTTGGTATATATACTTGTCAAGCATATAATGGTATTGAAAAACCAGCATCTTGGTCAACAACACTTCAGGCAATTGGTCcagtttataatattaaacctGAACAACAAGAATATACTCAATATCTTGTACAAGCACCAAAAAGACCAGAAAGACCTGAACGTCCACAATATCCATACAGACCTGCACGTACCCAAGCACCTGAATATAATCAAACTTACAAACCAATTTATCCAACTAATAAACCCTATATTCTTGGTGTTATCGGTATTACTGAACAACCCCAACAACCTTCTAAATTTAAAG taCCTGTCGCTGTAAATGTAACTTCATCAGGAAATGAATATCCAGTTGGTagtgaaataaatattggaTGTAGTGTTGATGGTTATCCAATTCCAAAAGTACTATGGTACAAGGATGGTGATATAATACGTACAGATGGAAGAATAACAATATCTGAATCAAATAGACTTGTTATCACAAATGCCAGTTATAATGATActggaaaatataattgtgaagcgacaaatgaattttcatcTGCTTCTGATacaattgatattaatgttgctg gtATTTACATTCATCCAGACTGTCAAGACAATTCATTCTTTGCAAAATgtgatttaattgtaaaagCAAAATATTGTCAACATAAATATTACGCCAAATTTTGTTGTAGATCATGTACTGAAGCACGTCAGCTTCCTGTTAGCggtaatcatttaaaataa